In Mangifera indica cultivar Alphonso chromosome 1, CATAS_Mindica_2.1, whole genome shotgun sequence, a single genomic region encodes these proteins:
- the LOC123211590 gene encoding FCS-Like Zinc finger 5-like gives MLLGKTPRPPIKRTTSMRGIIFDVPNMDSLEPSDHHQPHHLHPNVPQVVPENINGYDQRFLSMVSPRNLQRSNNNEFMMETSHFLRTCGLCNRRLAPGRDIYMYRGDTAFCSLECREKKMKQDERKEKLSSSSSSSSTSSRGPSGSKGSGQSEPVAAA, from the exons ATGTTGCTGGGGAAGACTCCTCGCCCTCCGATTAAGCGAACTACAAGCATGAGAGGGATCATCTTTGATGTCCCCAACATGGACTCTTTAGAGCCCTCGGATCACCATCAGCCTCATCACCTTCATCCTAACGTCCCTCAGGTTGTGCCGGAGAACATAAACGGTTACGATCAACGGTTCCTTTCCATGGTTTCTCCGAGAAACCTGCAGAGAAGTAATAATAATGAGTTCATGATGGAGACTTCTCATTTCCTCAGAACTTGTGGCCTTTGTAATCGCCGCCTTGCTCCTGGCCGTGACATTTACATGTATAG GGGGGACACAGCTTTTTGTAGTTTAGAGTgcagggaaaagaaaatgaagcaagATGAGAGAAAAGAGAAGTTGAGTTcgtcgtcatcatcatcatcaacatccTCAAGGGGTCCATCGGGTTCCAAGGGGTCTGGTCAAAGCGAGCCAGTGGCTGCAGCTTGA